One Gossypium arboreum isolate Shixiya-1 chromosome 13, ASM2569848v2, whole genome shotgun sequence genomic window, ATGAGTCATTTTATATATACTTTTTTAAgtaatttcataattaattaatattttaaagttattcTTATTAAAAAAAGCTGGCAATTTTGTATTGGCAACATTATCAATCAAATTGATAGTATCTTTCATTAAAAGTTTCACTACAATTGATTAATCATTAAAAAAAGGGTTCACTTACGTAACTGTGggtaattaataaattattttagtaaattcaTTTAAAATGGAAAGTTGGGGAGTCTGACAATCGTAAAGCACCCCCACAAAAATACATGTTCCCATTTGGcatttcaatcttatttgtcacTTCTCTCGCCAATCACTAAGCTTTGGTCACACTGGAAAAAGGCATGGagtttcaaactctaaacaaCTTAGAAACAGAACTCCATGAGCCTCCTCAAGTTTTGTTTGAAGACTATGACAGCACCTGCTCCACACCTTATGTTAGTGCTCCTTCAAGCCCTGGTCGGGAACCAGGACCAGGATGGATTCATGGTGGGTTATTTTATAGTGCACCAGCTAGCCCCATCCACTTTACAATGACCTCAATAGCTTCAAAGGTATCATCAACTCGACCATCTTCACCTGATAACTCACCGCTGCCTCTTGGTTCCGAGTTTGAGTTTTCTGCAAGGTTTGGTTATACTGGGTCGGATCAAACAAGATCCATGACCTCAGCTGATGAACTTTTCTTAAATGGGAAGATCAGACCCTTGAAGCTATCAACTCATTTGGAAAGGCCTCAGGTTTTGGCTCCTTTACTGGATGTTGAACATGAAGATGATGACGGGAGTGAAGATGTAAGAGGCAGAGATGTGAAGGTGAGGGTGGATAAGAGAAGAGCAAGATCCATGTCCCCTTTAAGAAATGCTACTTTCGGCCTTAAAATCCATGACCAAAACATGTGCCTAGATAAAGATTTAGGCCATAAAACTGACAGGAACAACAATGAAACCATCAGTGATCCAATGtcagcttcttcttcttcttcttcagatGGAAGAAGATCAAAAGGATGGGTTTTTCTTAAAGGTTTTATAAGGAGCAAAAATGAAGGGCGAAGCAACAATATTAAGTTATGGTCAACTTTTTCATTCTCTCCattgaaggaaaagaaagcaGGGAACAAGAGCAATGCTGTGGTTCAGGAACCTAACCACAAGCCTGTGAATGGAATGGGGAAGAGGAGGGTTCCACCATCACCCCATGAATTGCATTACACAGCAAATAGAGCACAAGCTGAAGAAATGAGGAAGAAGACTTTTTTGCCTTACAGACAAGGCTTGCTTGGGTGTTTAGGGTTCAGCTCAAAAGGTTATGGTGCCATGAATGGCTTAGCTACAGCTTTAAATCCTGTTTCTTCCAGGTAACTGATCCACTTGGTTAGgggaatcaaagaaattatatagattaaaaaaaaaaaaaaaaacccttcttAGGTtttcattaacttttattatCATAAATGTATTTTATAGTTAGAACATGTAAAAATATTATGCAATACAATCTAATATCTATTTTCCATATCTCCTGTATTTTGCAGTGAAGATGCAATACAATCTAATATAGTACTTCCTCTGATAAATGTTTATCTATGAGCACATTATGTGTTTCATAAGATAAAATATTTgagaataaattttaatatgatgTTTTTATTGTTCATCCATCTAGACTGATTTTGAAATTTAGTGAGCTTACTAAAGCAATGGGTATATTGTACCGATGTTGAAAAACAAATAATTAGAACAGCACCTGCCATTGTTGATgtatttgtaattagatattaaACTGAGATTATAAAAAGTTACCAGGTTTTCTTCTTTGGGGGACCTAAGCATGATCTAtgtttcatcatcattaaacacTGTTCCTGTTAGAACATTGAagcaataataacaataatatcacACTCATCGTTCAGTTGAGGGTTCTTAACTCTCAACTTCCCTGGTTTTCAAATCGGTGGCACCGCTAATGCCCAATGGTTACACCACATTAGCACTAGCACATCAGTTCGCTATTCGCTTCGCTTCAAGTAAACTGTatctatattattaataaatgATT contains:
- the LOC108462110 gene encoding uncharacterized protein LOC108462110, giving the protein MEFQTLNNLETELHEPPQVLFEDYDSTCSTPYVSAPSSPGREPGPGWIHGGLFYSAPASPIHFTMTSIASKVSSTRPSSPDNSPLPLGSEFEFSARFGYTGSDQTRSMTSADELFLNGKIRPLKLSTHLERPQVLAPLLDVEHEDDDGSEDVRGRDVKVRVDKRRARSMSPLRNATFGLKIHDQNMCLDKDLGHKTDRNNNETISDPMSASSSSSSDGRRSKGWVFLKGFIRSKNEGRSNNIKLWSTFSFSPLKEKKAGNKSNAVVQEPNHKPVNGMGKRRVPPSPHELHYTANRAQAEEMRKKTFLPYRQGLLGCLGFSSKGYGAMNGLATALNPVSSR